The Candidatus Stygibacter australis nucleotide sequence CCCAGTGGAAATAAATTACCAATTTTGTAAACTGCGCTGTCTCACGTGAAAAAAATCATTTCATTATTTATTCAAGCAACTATACATCCAGAAAATATTTTTCAAAACAATGATTTTTCTGTCAAATAGTATATGAAAGTAGCAGTTTACAAATGACTCTTATTTTTTGCCTGTAATCTTGTTTTAGTATTTAAACCGCTATTTTTTATTTACTGCATAGCAATAATATTTTCTCTTTCCCATTTCTTGATAATCACATACCATAAAACCACTGAAACACCTAAAATTATCAGTTTTTCAGTTCCGTTAATCCCGTTTTTAATTAACGCATTGAACATCATAATCTGGATAATCAGATGAAAAGAAGCACTAGCCAGGATTGATTTTGTTGCTTCCGCTACTTGTCCAATTCCCCAACTCCCAAAAATCAACATTCCCAAAAAGAAAAGATTATCTCCAACAGTTGCTTTCGTCAAAAAAGACAAATGCCACAAGTACCATACAAATCCGATTATTAGATTTTTTTGCCAGGATTTTAATGTTTTCAATTCTTCTTGCAAATAACCTCGCCAGCCATATTCCTCCATTATGCAATAGAGTAAAGTCCCGATTATAGCAATAAACCCATAAAGATGCGAGTTCAGTTGAAATTCATTTTTTACTCCAATTACTGCTAAAATGATGATAGGAATTATTACCATTATAAGGCTTTTTGATTTTGATGTTCCGAAAAGCGATATTTCTGTTTTCCTGCTTTTCTTCAAAAATGAAATAGCTATTAACGCACCTATAAGAACTCCACTACCTTCAAGAAAAACAGTAACTAAAATAAATATCCAGGTCGGAAGTTCTTCTAACCCCGATTTGATTTCGAAAATATCAAATCTGAAAACATTAGATATTGCAGTCGCCAGGATAAAAAATATCAATATCCTTTTCCAACTGATTG carries:
- a CDS encoding CPBP family intramembrane metalloprotease, which produces MIKEKYTQLLLSHPISWKRILIFFILATAISNVFRFDIFEIKSGLEELPTWIFILVTVFLEGSGVLIGALIAISFLKKSRKTEISLFGTSKSKSLIMVIIPIIILAVIGVKNEFQLNSHLYGFIAIIGTLLYCIMEEYGWRGYLQEELKTLKSWQKNLIIGFVWYLWHLSFLTKATVGDNLFFLGMLIFGSWGIGQVAEATKSILASASFHLIIQIMMFNALIKNGINGTEKLIILGVSVVLWYVIIKKWERENIIAMQ